A DNA window from Roseovarius sp. Pro17 contains the following coding sequences:
- a CDS encoding di-heme oxidoredictase family protein, with the protein MVLGTVAFAEGAFVDLGDPHLNVIPRTEAEAARIAAVTALTRDFSAPQPFEERPAGAATVRAINTADAFSQSSDNITFEDELNFKVGNGLFRKLWVSSPSSTLASDGLGPLYNARSCQRCHIKDGRGHPPQGPDDNAISMFLRVSIPGKSEDAIAEIEDYIASLPDPTYGTQLQDFAVQGHASEYRLEITYDEEVVTMADGTEISLRHPTYTAADLGYGPLHHGAMFSPRVAPQMIGLGLLEAIPAADILAGADPDDADGDGISGRPNIIWSVVQDQPMLGRFGHKAGNPTILEQAASAFVGDIGISNPIFTAGAGECTDLQADCKAAIQGDGDDRVFEIDAEGLDLVTFYSRNLGVPARRNMDDPQVLHGKEVFYQIGCTACHTPSFVTNRLEGQPEQSFQLIWPFTDMLLHDMGPGLADNRPEARATGLEWRTAPLWGIGLTEQVSGHTYFLHDGRARSILEAILWHGGEARAQRDAVSRMQTADRHALIAYLESL; encoded by the coding sequence ATGGTTCTGGGGACCGTCGCTTTCGCAGAGGGCGCTTTTGTCGACCTTGGAGACCCGCACCTGAATGTGATTCCAAGGACCGAAGCCGAGGCGGCAAGGATCGCGGCTGTCACCGCATTGACGAGAGATTTTTCCGCCCCGCAGCCGTTCGAGGAACGGCCTGCCGGGGCGGCGACCGTGCGGGCGATCAACACCGCCGATGCCTTCTCTCAGTCGTCGGACAACATCACCTTTGAAGATGAGCTGAACTTCAAGGTCGGTAACGGACTGTTCCGCAAGCTCTGGGTGTCGTCGCCGTCCTCGACGCTGGCGTCCGACGGGCTTGGTCCCCTTTACAACGCGCGGTCTTGCCAGCGCTGCCACATCAAGGACGGACGTGGACATCCGCCCCAGGGCCCGGACGACAACGCCATTTCTATGTTCCTGAGGGTGTCGATCCCCGGCAAGTCGGAGGACGCGATTGCGGAGATCGAGGATTACATCGCATCCCTGCCCGACCCGACCTATGGCACACAGCTGCAGGACTTCGCGGTGCAGGGTCACGCCTCTGAATACCGGCTCGAAATCACCTATGACGAAGAGGTTGTCACAATGGCCGACGGGACAGAGATATCGCTGCGCCATCCGACCTACACCGCAGCCGACCTCGGGTATGGTCCCCTGCACCACGGAGCGATGTTCAGCCCGCGTGTCGCACCGCAGATGATCGGGCTTGGACTGCTCGAAGCGATCCCTGCTGCCGACATTCTGGCGGGCGCTGACCCCGATGACGCAGACGGCGATGGTATATCGGGTCGTCCAAACATCATCTGGTCGGTGGTCCAGGACCAACCGATGCTGGGGCGGTTCGGACACAAGGCAGGCAATCCAACGATATTGGAACAAGCTGCCTCGGCCTTTGTGGGCGATATCGGGATTTCAAACCCGATCTTTACTGCAGGCGCGGGCGAATGCACTGACCTGCAGGCCGATTGCAAGGCCGCGATCCAGGGCGACGGCGACGACCGCGTGTTCGAGATCGACGCCGAAGGGCTGGACCTCGTGACCTTCTACAGCCGCAACCTTGGCGTTCCCGCCCGCCGCAATATGGATGATCCACAGGTCTTGCACGGCAAGGAAGTGTTCTATCAAATAGGCTGCACGGCGTGTCACACACCCAGCTTTGTGACCAACAGGCTTGAGGGACAGCCCGAACAGAGCTTCCAACTGATTTGGCCCTTCACCGACATGCTGCTGCATGACATGGGCCCCGGTCTGGCCGACAATCGGCCCGAAGCACGGGCGACGGGTCTTGAATGGCGCACCGCGCCGCTTTGGGGGATTGGCCTGACCGAACAGGTTAGTGGCCACACCTATTTCCTGCATGACGGGCGGGCACGGTCGATACTGGAAGCCATCTTGTGGCATGGTGGCGAAGCGCGTGCGCAACGGGACGCCGTATCGCGGATGCAGACCGCAGATCGGCATGCCCTGATCGCATATCTGGAGAGCCTATGA
- a CDS encoding (2Fe-2S)-binding protein, whose protein sequence is MIICHCQKITDHDIHAAIDWMRAADMHTIITPGKIYRALGKAADCGGCMSLFLTTMRTNSNMEVPMQLRKLRRGQTQENRDER, encoded by the coding sequence ATGATCATCTGTCACTGCCAGAAAATTACCGACCACGATATCCACGCGGCCATCGACTGGATGCGAGCCGCTGATATGCATACGATCATCACCCCCGGAAAAATCTATCGCGCGCTGGGAAAGGCCGCTGACTGCGGCGGTTGCATGTCACTGTTTTTGACAACGATGCGCACTAACTCCAACATGGAAGTTCCCATGCAACTCCGCAAACTGAGGCGCGGACAGACACAGGAGAACCGCGATGAACGGTGA
- a CDS encoding DUF1513 domain-containing protein has protein sequence MSGPTTGRRKFLGGLLAAGLIPKPTWADAGSPAYLSAAAQPDGSYVLCGIGENLDVVFQIPLPARGHAAAAHPNRPEAVAFARRPGTFAIVIDCVTGSPKATLQSPHGRHFYGHGAFSADADWLFTTENDFEAGRGRVGVWDVAAGYLRVAEFDSGGIGPHDIKRLPGSDTLVIANGGIDTHPDTGRTKLNIPTMQPNLAYVEDGDVREVAMLPSALHKNSIRHLALNPAGDVAFGMQWEGDGPVDTLVGRHRQGNAINLLAASAKDIRAMDGYIGSIAYSNDAGTIAVTSPRGGLLQLYDATRATLRETVDLPDVCGVAPCLDGFTITSGAGDIRNALAGRVGNRNVTTLMWDNHLVVI, from the coding sequence ATGAGCGGGCCAACCACCGGACGTCGCAAGTTTCTAGGTGGCCTTTTGGCAGCAGGGTTGATCCCCAAGCCGACATGGGCCGACGCAGGCTCCCCCGCCTATCTTTCCGCGGCGGCACAACCGGACGGATCATATGTCTTGTGCGGGATCGGTGAAAACCTCGATGTCGTGTTCCAGATCCCGTTGCCCGCCCGGGGTCATGCCGCAGCGGCCCATCCCAATCGTCCAGAGGCAGTCGCATTCGCCCGCCGCCCCGGTACGTTCGCGATTGTTATTGACTGTGTGACGGGATCCCCCAAGGCGACCTTGCAGTCGCCTCATGGTCGACACTTCTATGGTCACGGTGCCTTTTCAGCCGACGCCGATTGGCTCTTTACCACAGAAAATGACTTTGAGGCAGGACGAGGCCGCGTCGGCGTCTGGGACGTTGCCGCAGGCTATCTGCGCGTGGCCGAGTTTGATAGCGGGGGCATCGGCCCTCATGACATCAAACGCCTTCCCGGGTCTGATACCCTGGTCATCGCCAATGGCGGTATCGACACGCACCCCGATACGGGCCGGACCAAGCTGAACATCCCGACGATGCAGCCCAACCTTGCCTACGTCGAGGATGGCGATGTTCGCGAAGTGGCAATGCTACCCTCCGCATTGCACAAGAACTCCATCCGTCATCTGGCCCTCAATCCGGCGGGAGACGTGGCCTTCGGGATGCAATGGGAGGGCGACGGCCCGGTCGACACATTGGTGGGCCGACATCGGCAAGGCAACGCGATCAACCTGCTTGCCGCCAGCGCGAAGGATATACGGGCCATGGATGGCTACATCGGCAGCATCGCCTATTCGAACGACGCTGGCACGATTGCCGTGACTTCGCCAAGAGGCGGCCTGCTGCAACTCTACGATGCCACCCGTGCAACTCTCAGAGAGACGGTCGACCTCCCCGATGTCTGCGGCGTGGCTCCATGCCTCGACGGTTTCACCATCACTTCGGGAGCAGGGGATATCCGCAACGCTCTGGCTGGTCGTGTGGGAAATCGCAATGTCACGACGCTGATGTGGGACAATCATCTCGTTGTCATTTAA
- a CDS encoding thiol-disulfide oxidoreductase DCC family protein, giving the protein MKQNMAIWVFDSQCVLCDGGVQYTLRHEKAASIRFVAIQSSEGRALAKQHGVDPDDPSTFLFIENGVALEKSDAVIALSRHLNGPSRFVPLTKILPKGMRDFAYGIVAKHRYRLFGKMDVCMLPNAANIHRFTL; this is encoded by the coding sequence ATGAAACAAAACATGGCAATTTGGGTCTTCGATAGCCAATGCGTCCTGTGCGATGGCGGCGTTCAATACACGCTGCGGCATGAAAAGGCGGCCAGCATCCGGTTTGTCGCTATTCAATCATCCGAAGGTCGCGCGCTTGCGAAACAGCATGGCGTCGATCCCGATGACCCGAGCACATTCTTGTTCATCGAGAACGGAGTGGCACTTGAAAAATCCGATGCGGTTATTGCACTGTCTCGTCATCTGAACGGCCCGTCACGGTTCGTCCCGTTGACAAAAATACTCCCCAAGGGGATGCGTGACTTTGCATATGGGATCGTCGCAAAGCACAGGTACCGGCTGTTTGGAAAGATGGACGTCTGTATGCTCCCCAACGCCGCCAATATACATAGGTTTACACTCTGA
- the hemP gene encoding hemin uptake protein HemP has protein sequence MSIHSTPTKQAALNPLPTYSATELTEDGDLPQIVLDGQSYTLRITRAGKLILTK, from the coding sequence ATGAGCATTCATTCCACTCCGACAAAGCAGGCAGCGCTGAATCCTCTGCCGACCTACAGTGCCACTGAGCTGACCGAAGACGGCGACCTGCCACAGATTGTGCTGGACGGTCAGTCGTACACCCTGCGGATTACGCGAGCTGGCAAATTGATCCTGACCAAATGA
- a CDS encoding helix-turn-helix transcriptional regulator, protein MKTIDSLLVTYDFDGLATAGYHLALRVGFAFPEYQRNSLPQDWVDIYTKNGLMIFDPVIHWIYDNSGHTRWSAISNRDERNVLTSAASFGMRYGAAISVMHHDAPGLRSFGSFARSDREFKDQELEFLSRAVDELHHALAPERALTKAEIDALEMLSSGLMLKEIAYRLGISESAVKLRLTNARSKLGARTNTQAVGQAKAYGWI, encoded by the coding sequence ATGAAAACGATAGACAGCCTCCTCGTCACCTACGATTTCGATGGCCTTGCTACAGCCGGATATCACTTGGCCCTGCGCGTGGGGTTCGCGTTTCCAGAATATCAGCGCAACTCGCTGCCGCAAGATTGGGTCGATATCTACACGAAGAACGGATTGATGATCTTCGATCCAGTCATCCACTGGATCTATGACAACTCAGGTCACACCCGGTGGAGCGCGATTTCCAATAGGGATGAACGCAATGTGCTGACATCTGCGGCGTCGTTTGGAATGCGCTATGGTGCTGCGATTAGTGTCATGCACCACGACGCGCCGGGCCTGCGCTCATTTGGTTCCTTCGCGCGCTCTGATCGCGAATTCAAGGATCAGGAGCTTGAATTTCTGAGCCGTGCGGTCGATGAACTGCATCATGCGCTTGCGCCGGAGCGTGCCTTGACCAAGGCCGAGATCGATGCACTCGAAATGCTTTCGTCGGGTTTGATGTTGAAAGAAATCGCCTATCGTCTGGGCATCAGCGAAAGTGCCGTAAAGTTGCGACTGACCAACGCCCGCTCAAAGCTGGGCGCGCGCACCAATACGCAAGCTGTCGGTCAAGCGAAAGCATACGGCTGGATTTAA
- a CDS encoding DUF4166 domain-containing protein: MDRRILIMGGTGVFGKRLARHLATFGGIELFISSRTAAKAQTFVQSLKTKTPDLKAQGVAIDHRKNLDAQLVAIKPFAVIDCSGPFQTANYDAAQTILKAGAHLIDLADARDYLANFTQQLDALARESNVAALTGASTTPTLSSCVVEHVTRNWQRIDTIDICITPGGKSEVGRSVIEAILSYAGKRIPIWVDGHLTQTTGWTGAKIVNIPKLGRRRVAPVETYDAEYLGPRHNVQSRVAFSAGLESAIEQRGIEIIATLRKYKLFPSPLTLIPLLLKARLITRIPTSDQGGMLVEISGLDASGQFTQTKWSLLAKNDHGPFIPVLPAATALQKLLENEVPSGAFLANQHMALPDILTQMTPYEIVSQTEVSHANQSAIEAYLGVEQFGRLPQALKEFHGQDSPPIWSGQATVQRGSNGFAKALAWAFGFPEAGVSVPLTVRVDRTLSHTGNPVERWTRIFASKSLSSVLQRQADGSFSEQFSPFTFTLGLNVDEQLIRMPVTKWTIGKVPLPMSLSPQSDTKEFQDAHGRFNFDVRLTVPFIGLLAHYRGWLIPTSA, encoded by the coding sequence ATGGACCGACGCATTCTTATCATGGGCGGCACCGGCGTATTCGGCAAACGCCTTGCGCGGCATCTCGCGACGTTTGGCGGAATTGAGTTGTTTATATCTTCGCGCACAGCCGCAAAAGCACAGACTTTTGTTCAATCGTTGAAAACCAAAACACCAGATCTCAAGGCGCAAGGTGTCGCCATCGACCACCGCAAAAACCTTGATGCGCAACTTGTGGCAATCAAACCCTTTGCGGTGATTGACTGCTCCGGCCCCTTTCAAACGGCTAACTACGATGCGGCACAGACCATTCTCAAGGCTGGGGCGCATCTGATCGATCTGGCTGACGCGCGCGACTACCTTGCAAATTTTACCCAACAACTGGACGCGTTGGCCCGCGAGAGCAATGTCGCCGCCTTGACCGGCGCCAGTACAACACCCACGCTTTCGTCCTGCGTCGTCGAGCATGTCACACGTAACTGGCAACGCATCGACACGATCGATATCTGCATTACGCCGGGGGGCAAAAGTGAGGTGGGCCGCTCAGTCATTGAGGCGATCTTAAGCTATGCAGGCAAACGCATTCCGATCTGGGTAGACGGGCACTTAACCCAAACAACTGGCTGGACCGGTGCAAAGATCGTCAACATTCCCAAATTGGGCAGGCGGCGCGTCGCCCCGGTTGAGACCTATGATGCCGAATACCTCGGACCGCGCCACAACGTACAATCGCGTGTGGCGTTCTCGGCTGGCCTGGAGTCCGCGATTGAGCAACGCGGGATTGAGATCATCGCGACCTTGCGCAAATACAAGCTATTCCCAAGCCCTCTCACATTGATCCCGTTGCTCTTGAAAGCACGACTGATCACCCGCATTCCAACATCTGACCAAGGCGGGATGCTGGTCGAAATCTCCGGCCTTGATGCGTCGGGGCAGTTTACGCAGACGAAATGGTCGCTCTTGGCCAAGAATGACCACGGGCCGTTCATCCCCGTCTTGCCCGCAGCGACAGCACTTCAAAAACTGTTAGAAAATGAGGTCCCATCAGGCGCTTTTCTGGCCAACCAGCACATGGCCTTACCTGACATTCTGACCCAGATGACCCCATATGAAATCGTGAGTCAAACCGAAGTGTCACATGCCAACCAAAGTGCCATCGAGGCGTATCTGGGGGTGGAGCAATTTGGCAGGCTACCCCAGGCGCTTAAGGAGTTTCATGGGCAAGACTCCCCACCGATATGGTCAGGTCAAGCGACTGTTCAAAGGGGGTCAAATGGGTTTGCAAAAGCGCTAGCGTGGGCATTCGGCTTTCCAGAAGCGGGCGTGTCCGTTCCCCTGACTGTGCGTGTCGATCGCACTTTATCCCATACCGGCAATCCCGTTGAGCGCTGGACCAGGATTTTTGCCAGTAAATCATTGTCATCAGTGTTGCAGCGCCAAGCTGACGGCAGCTTTTCAGAACAATTTTCGCCCTTTACATTCACGTTGGGATTAAATGTCGACGAACAGCTGATCAGAATGCCCGTAACGAAGTGGACGATCGGCAAGGTACCACTGCCCATGTCACTCTCACCGCAGTCGGATACGAAAGAATTTCAGGACGCACATGGGCGTTTCAATTTTGATGTGCGTCTGACGGTTCCATTCATAGGTCTCCTCGCTCATTATCGCGGATGGCTAATACCCACTTCAGCGTAG
- a CDS encoding imelysin family protein yields MRHFLLAIAVALTPFTAIAETTNPVIRDIVSGHILPRFDTLAETSQHLADVAQGDCAPTSDTLRTAYAEAFDAWVSVSHLRFGPTEVNNRAFALAFWPDSRGATPRSLTTLIENQDAIATSPEEYARVSIAARGFYALEFLLYDGALSGLGDADYRCTLVQTVTADIAAISAAIRDDWQSDYAARLLAAVSGGTYRSDEEVLRELFKALTTGLQFTSDTRLGRPLGTFDRPRPTRAESWRSGRSAHNVDLSLTALRDLAIRLSSDDAPLAQRIDDSFDRALTRLAVLDDPIFAGVADPQSRLMVEVIQQEVDAIRFIVRDELGPTLGVSAGFNALDGD; encoded by the coding sequence ATGAGACATTTTCTTTTGGCGATCGCTGTGGCGCTGACGCCCTTCACCGCCATAGCCGAAACGACCAACCCAGTGATCCGGGATATCGTGAGCGGGCATATCCTGCCACGGTTTGACACCCTGGCGGAAACATCGCAGCACTTGGCGGATGTCGCCCAAGGCGACTGCGCCCCTACTTCCGACACACTCCGCACGGCATACGCCGAAGCCTTCGATGCTTGGGTTTCGGTCAGCCATCTTCGGTTTGGCCCCACTGAAGTAAACAACCGCGCCTTTGCGTTGGCGTTCTGGCCAGACAGCCGGGGTGCAACGCCGCGTTCCCTGACCACGCTGATCGAAAATCAGGACGCCATCGCCACCTCTCCAGAGGAATATGCGCGCGTCTCCATCGCCGCCCGGGGATTCTATGCGTTGGAATTTTTGCTATATGACGGGGCCTTAAGCGGATTGGGCGATGCAGACTACCGCTGCACTCTGGTCCAAACGGTGACAGCTGACATTGCCGCCATAAGTGCCGCGATCCGAGATGACTGGCAGTCTGATTATGCGGCGCGACTGCTGGCAGCCGTTTCCGGTGGCACTTACCGTTCAGATGAAGAGGTGTTGCGGGAGTTATTCAAGGCCCTGACGACGGGGCTGCAATTCACGTCTGACACGAGGTTGGGGCGGCCCTTGGGAACCTTTGATCGACCCCGCCCGACGCGGGCCGAAAGCTGGCGATCAGGGCGGTCTGCGCATAATGTCGACCTCAGCTTGACCGCACTACGTGACCTGGCGATCCGCTTGTCGTCCGACGATGCACCCCTTGCCCAGCGGATCGATGACAGCTTTGATCGCGCCCTGACGCGATTGGCGGTCCTGGATGATCCGATCTTTGCGGGCGTGGCCGATCCACAAAGTCGGTTGATGGTCGAAGTGATCCAGCAAGAGGTCGACGCAATTCGCTTCATCGTGCGGGATGAGCTTGGCCCGACACTAGGTGTGTCAGCAGGTTTCAATGCGCTGGACGGAGATTGA
- a CDS encoding imelysin family protein, whose protein sequence is MNRLPLMTTMAILALASPAIAVEKAQVLDTYADIAAAKYQDSMITAQRLRQAVDALVSDPSSENLTAARTAWLAARVPYQQTEVYRFGNPIVDDWEGKVNAWPLDEGLIDYVDASYGGSSDENEFAALNVVANPSFTLSGSEIDASAITPTFLSETLHEADGVEANVATGYHAIEFLLWGQDLNGHGAGAGNRPWTDYSTGDACTNGNCDRRGRYLVAATDLLVSDLEWMAAQWADDGAARENLTADENAGLAAILTGMGSLSYGEQAGERMRLGLMLNDPEEEHDCFSDNTHNSHYYDGLGVQTAYLGEYVRVDGSLVSGPSLSDMVAVTDADLDADMRGKLSNTMMALGRIKTAAEAGFAYDQMLERGNTAGEALIMGGVNGLIDQTRSIERVVTALGLDQIAFEDSDSLDDPEAVFQ, encoded by the coding sequence ATGAACCGACTTCCACTTATGACGACCATGGCCATTCTGGCACTGGCCTCACCAGCCATTGCCGTTGAAAAGGCGCAGGTGCTGGACACCTATGCCGATATCGCAGCGGCAAAGTACCAGGACAGTATGATCACCGCACAGCGTTTGCGGCAGGCCGTGGACGCGTTGGTGTCTGACCCCTCGTCCGAAAACCTGACCGCTGCCCGCACGGCGTGGTTGGCGGCGCGTGTTCCCTATCAGCAGACGGAGGTTTACCGCTTTGGAAACCCCATCGTGGACGACTGGGAAGGCAAGGTGAACGCTTGGCCGCTTGACGAGGGGCTGATCGACTATGTCGATGCCTCCTATGGCGGGTCATCCGACGAAAACGAGTTCGCAGCCCTCAACGTGGTCGCCAACCCCAGTTTTACGCTGTCTGGGTCCGAGATTGACGCCTCGGCGATCACGCCGACCTTTCTGTCCGAAACCCTGCATGAAGCTGACGGCGTCGAAGCGAACGTCGCGACTGGCTATCACGCCATCGAGTTCCTGCTCTGGGGTCAGGACCTGAACGGGCATGGTGCAGGCGCCGGCAACCGTCCGTGGACGGACTACTCCACGGGTGACGCCTGCACAAATGGCAACTGCGACCGTCGCGGTAGGTATCTAGTGGCCGCGACCGATCTTCTGGTGTCGGATCTGGAATGGATGGCGGCGCAATGGGCCGACGACGGGGCCGCGCGCGAGAACCTGACTGCCGACGAAAACGCGGGGCTGGCGGCAATCCTGACAGGCATGGGGTCGCTGTCTTACGGCGAGCAGGCAGGCGAACGGATGCGTCTTGGCCTGATGCTCAACGATCCCGAAGAAGAGCATGACTGCTTTTCCGACAACACCCACAACAGCCACTACTACGATGGGCTGGGCGTTCAGACCGCATATCTTGGCGAATACGTCCGGGTTGACGGAAGCCTTGTGTCAGGTCCGTCGCTGTCCGACATGGTTGCGGTGACCGATGCCGATCTTGATGCCGATATGCGCGGCAAGCTCAGCAACACCATGATGGCCCTGGGCCGGATCAAGACGGCGGCCGAGGCGGGGTTTGCCTATGACCAGATGCTCGAGCGCGGGAATACCGCTGGTGAAGCTCTGATCATGGGCGGTGTGAACGGCCTCATAGATCAGACCCGGTCAATCGAACGGGTGGTCACGGCCCTCGGTCTGGACCAGATCGCGTTCGAGGACTCCGACAGCCTCGACGATCCCGAAGCCGTTTTCCAGTAA
- a CDS encoding DUF4166 domain-containing protein: protein MQVNPIIRPDLPQKDNRFSALVGADKWLQLPQAIRQRFGKRVKGGDSVAYQGIVTEMNMNWAGFILAHAARILGAPLPYDMSCVGQPAVVTVTEDIAGNGQFWIRQYGRQAGFPQVVHSSKRFAGPTGLEEYIGFGIGMALNVEAAEHALMFKSDHYFLSIFGRHIRLPKVISPGDLVIGHHDLGDGKFRFSLCLKAWLFGEMLSQDAVFRDAKK from the coding sequence ATGCAAGTGAACCCCATCATTCGCCCCGACCTGCCACAAAAAGACAACCGTTTTAGCGCGCTTGTTGGCGCGGACAAATGGCTCCAACTGCCTCAGGCGATCCGTCAACGTTTCGGCAAGCGCGTCAAGGGGGGCGACAGTGTCGCTTACCAAGGCATTGTGACGGAAATGAACATGAATTGGGCTGGCTTTATCTTGGCCCACGCCGCACGGATTTTAGGCGCTCCGCTACCCTATGACATGAGTTGCGTGGGCCAACCCGCTGTTGTGACCGTGACCGAAGATATTGCGGGTAACGGGCAATTCTGGATCCGCCAATACGGACGGCAGGCCGGGTTTCCCCAAGTCGTCCACAGTTCCAAGCGGTTCGCGGGGCCGACCGGACTAGAAGAATACATCGGCTTTGGGATCGGTATGGCGCTGAATGTCGAAGCCGCGGAGCATGCCCTCATGTTCAAAAGCGACCACTATTTTCTGTCGATCTTTGGTCGGCATATACGTTTGCCTAAGGTCATCAGTCCCGGCGATCTGGTCATTGGCCACCATGATTTGGGCGATGGTAAATTTCGGTTCTCTTTATGCCTCAAGGCCTGGCTGTTTGGTGAAATGCTCAGTCAGGATGCCGTTTTCAGGGATGCCAAGAAATGA
- the bfr gene encoding bacterioferritin codes for MNGDKKVIEYLNDALRSELTAVSQYWLHFRLQEDWGLGHMAKKSREESIEEMHHADKLIARILLLGGHPNLQKLDPLRIGQTPKETLECDLAAEQDAQKFYKQARKHCEEVGDYVSKNIFEELLTDEEGHIDFLETQLNLVAKLGEEKYAQLNASKMDEAE; via the coding sequence ATGAACGGTGACAAGAAAGTAATTGAATACCTCAACGATGCCCTGCGCAGCGAACTGACGGCCGTCAGCCAATACTGGCTCCACTTCCGTCTTCAGGAAGACTGGGGTCTGGGCCATATGGCCAAGAAGTCCCGCGAGGAAAGCATCGAAGAGATGCACCACGCTGACAAGCTGATCGCGCGTATCTTGTTGTTGGGCGGCCATCCGAACCTGCAAAAGCTGGACCCGTTGCGCATCGGCCAGACGCCGAAAGAGACGCTCGAATGCGATTTGGCCGCAGAACAGGATGCGCAAAAATTCTATAAGCAAGCCCGCAAGCACTGCGAAGAAGTCGGCGACTACGTGAGCAAGAACATCTTTGAGGAATTGCTCACCGACGAGGAAGGTCATATCGACTTTCTTGAAACCCAGCTCAATCTCGTGGCCAAACTTGGCGAAGAAAAATATGCCCAACTCAACGCGTCGAAAATGGATGAAGCAGAGTAG
- a CDS encoding porin: MYRTTLTAGLCSLAVTGGTAALAQDARFTWEGSLEIGVDSTVRADDSAAELTDTYLTLEAAIEAALTDRISLFGGLTLESMTDPTDDRAFEDLGLYVSEFGFRFAFGETTVSAGKISPVFAVAWDAAPGFYGTSLAEDYELSEMIGVAVDTSLGSAGGALSFAVFYVDDTFLSDSVGDKRGRNSTAAGGVGNTGNFNNLSIQYSQEFGATTAWVGARHLSAGTGDVSDETGLVAGLTHDFGNGYDLIAEVAHFNGAGGTDEDATYATLGAAYAPNEWTFSATGTIVDNSDADTDHMIALGVDRALSDTVEVNFGVARFDVGGERSTAVGLATVIWF, encoded by the coding sequence ATGTACAGAACGACACTGACAGCGGGTCTTTGCAGCCTTGCAGTGACTGGCGGCACGGCTGCCTTGGCGCAAGACGCCCGGTTCACTTGGGAAGGCAGCCTTGAGATCGGCGTGGATAGCACGGTGCGCGCCGATGATTCGGCGGCAGAGCTGACTGATACCTATCTCACGCTGGAAGCCGCGATCGAGGCGGCGCTGACGGATCGGATCAGCTTGTTCGGCGGTCTGACGCTGGAATCCATGACCGACCCAACCGACGACCGCGCATTCGAGGATCTGGGGCTCTATGTCAGCGAATTCGGTTTTCGCTTTGCCTTTGGCGAAACAACGGTGTCTGCGGGAAAGATCAGCCCGGTCTTTGCCGTCGCCTGGGACGCGGCACCGGGGTTCTACGGCACGTCGCTGGCAGAGGATTATGAACTGAGCGAGATGATCGGGGTCGCGGTGGACACCTCGCTTGGTAGCGCAGGCGGCGCGCTGTCTTTTGCCGTGTTCTACGTTGATGACACGTTCCTGAGCGACAGCGTCGGCGACAAGCGCGGGCGCAACTCGACCGCCGCCGGGGGCGTGGGCAACACGGGCAATTTCAACAACCTATCAATCCAATACAGCCAAGAGTTCGGCGCCACGACCGCATGGGTCGGTGCGCGGCATCTGTCGGCAGGCACGGGCGATGTATCGGATGAAACCGGCCTCGTTGCCGGTCTGACCCATGACTTTGGCAACGGCTACGACTTGATTGCCGAAGTGGCGCATTTCAACGGGGCGGGCGGCACCGACGAGGATGCGACCTATGCCACGCTGGGCGCGGCGTATGCGCCGAACGAATGGACGTTTTCGGCCACCGGAACCATCGTGGACAATTCCGACGCGGATACCGACCACATGATCGCGCTTGGGGTCGACCGTGCTCTCTCCGATACGGTCGAGGTGAATTTTGGCGTCGCGCGTTTTGATGTCGGCGGTGAAAGGTCAACCGCCGTCGGTTTGGCCACCGTCATATGGTTCTGA